GATACTTTGAAAAAAATCCTCTCCAGCCGCCGGGGCGGTAGGCGCCGCGGTTTTTGCCCACAGATCCAAGGCCGTCGTCCACGGAACCGCGAACGCTTGGGAGCTAGGCGATGGCTCCATGGATTGGCTTAATATATGTGACCAGGCGTCCCAAAAGTTTTTTTGCGATGCCATCCAATCGTCATTCCAGACGGGGTTACTGTCAGTCATGGTTCACTCAACCTCGGCTTGTTTAAAAACACTCTCCGATTCCTCGCCACGCTATTATTGCACTGCACCATGGGCGGCGCAATGTTTACCGGATAAACGCCTGGGCCTTGCACGGTTATAATGCCAGAAAATTCTTACCTTAAAGACGGACCACGCTCATGCAGGTTGAACGCGGGACGGTCACGGCGATCGAAACCGCGCCGTGGGCCCGTAACTGGCTTAACTGCTTGCCGCTGTACCTGCTGCCTCACCACGCCTTGTCGCGGTTGATGCTGGTTGCGACACGCCTGCGTTTTCGGCCGTGGAAAGATTGGCAAATTCGGTGGTTTATCCGCCGTTACGGGGTCGATATGGACAGCGTGGCCGAATGCGATGCGCGCGTCTACCCGGAATTCAATAGCTTCTTTACCCGCGCGCTCCGCGGCGATGCGCGCCCGATCGCGCCCGACCCTTGCTCATTGGCGTGCCCCGTCGACGGTAGCGTATCCCAACTCGGTGACCTCCGAGACGGGTCGTTGTTCCAAGCCAAAGGACAGCACTATAGTGTGTCCGGACTGCTGGCAAGCCGCGAGGCTGGAGCGTTCTTGGGGGGTCATTTCATCACCTTGTATTTAGCCCCGAAAGACTACCATCGAGTGCACATGCCAGTCACCGGGCGCCTAGTCCGATCGGTGCATGTGCCGGGACGCTTGTTTCCGGTGAAACCCAGCACGGTCCGGGGGATAAACGATCTCTTTAGCCGCAACGAGCGCATCGTTTGCCTGTTCGAAACCCATGCGGGCCCGCTCGCGCTGATCATGATAGGCGCCATGTTCGTGGGCGCGATGGACGTTGTGTGGCGCAACGGCGGCGCGACGCATTCGGCCGCGCGTCGCGTCTGCGTCCACGAACAACCCGAATCGTGCCCGGTGATACTGAATAAGGGCGAGGAGATGGGGCGCTTTAACATGGGGTCTACGGTGATCTTGCTGCTTGGGCCGGGCGCGATCCGCTGGTCGAAAACACTGCAACCCGGTACGCCCGTGAGGATGGGGCAATCCATCGGGACCCTCGCCGGCGCGGGGTAAGCCAACACAGTCCTCAAAGCTTGTGAAAAAATCGTCGCGAGCAAAGGGAGGTCGCGTTCCGCCGGAGCGCAGGAACCGGAGTGTATATTGAAATACATGAGGATTCCGAGCACCGCCGGAACGCGAGATCCCGAGCGCAGCAGATTTCTTCACAAGCTCTCAGCTCAGCCGCGGTAGCGTTGACGCTCGTTGCCGCCGCGCCCACCGCTTGCGCAGGAGCGGATAACCAAGCAGTGCGAGGATCACAAGGCCTAAGAGCGCATGCACCCACCATAAACCTGGATACACAGGCACGGCGCCCTGCTTGGCCAAGGTCTTCGCAATCCCCAAGAGATTGCTGTAAGTGAAATAAATCAAGACCGCGCTCAAGAGCCCGAGGATCCGGTTCTGGTCGGAGGCCGCTCGCACCAGCACCACCGCGAGGAGCGTCAACAGCACGGTACTGATCGGCATCGCGATCCGCCATTGTAACTCAGCGGCCGCCTCCGGCGTGTTGGCCGACCACAAGCTTGCGGTGCTCGCCGCGCTCATGCGCGCGCTCCGGTCCGCCGCCTCACTGCGGTCGATACGCACGCCGTATTTCTCGTACTCGACAATGGAATAATCGAGCCGTCCCGGGGAGCCCAGATAGCGGCGCCCGGCGTAAAAGTTCACATAGCGAGATCCGGTTTTCCGGTCGAGCTCGATTTCCGCTCGGTCAGCGGACAGCACCCCGAGGTGGCGGTCTTGCCGCCCTTGCAGAAAAACATTGGACATGCTGCGCTTGTCGGGAGACAGTCGCTCCACATAAAGGATCCGGTTACCCTCATTGAAATTCTTGAATTGCCCCGGCGTGATCCCGGTCAGGTCGGATTCCGATTTGGCCCGGGTTTCCACCTCAATCAAACGCGCTTCCGCCCACGGCGCGACCTCGAGCGCCAGGATCGCGACGGCGAGCGCCACGGCTAAGGCAAGCCTGGCCGCCGTATCGAAAAGAAACCGCGAGCCCAGGCCCAAGCTTGCGATGGCGATAAGCTCGTTGTCGCGCGACAGCCGGTTCAAGGCGACGTAGACGCTAAGGTAGAGGCATAAGGGCAGCATCAGCACCAAGGAGGTCGCTATCTTTAAGGCCAGCAGCTCGAAGATCAGTCCGCTGTCGATCTTTCCGGCGGCAGCCGTCGCCAGGTACTGCACGAAGCGGTTGCTGGCGTAGGTGAGCAATAGCAGGAGTTGCACGGCCCCGAACCATAATAAGATCTCCCGGATGAGGTAGCGGTTTAACAGCATGAGGATGCTCGTGCGCTTTGCTTTGCGCTACCTATAACAATACACTTGCTCGCCAAGACGCGGTTCACCGCGGTGATCCATGCATTACCATTGAATTGCCTATTTCTGTTCCAGCGTTAACTATAACAGCATAGAGGGCTATGGAGTTCGCTATCATAAGCGGTGCGCCGCATAAGCAGCGGGTTCNNNNNNNNNNTAAGCGCAAGCTTGCGGAGACCGCGGCGCAACTGGACCAAGCCAGTCACCATTACATCCGCCGCATCATCAAGCGCGGTGATCTCGAAGGGCGATGCGGCCAAACCTTGATGCTGCATCAGATCCCGGGCACGGCGGCCGAGCGCATTTTACTCATCGGATGCGGGCCGGAGAACGAGCTGTCCGATAACAAGTATCGCGAGATCGTCGCCAAGGGGGTGACGGCGTTAAACGACGCGGGGGTGACCGAAGCCGCGAGCTACCTCGCGGAGATCCCGATCCCGGATCGCGGCCTCGGCTGGAAGGTGAGGCAACTGGTGGAAACCGCCGAGAGCACCCTCTACCGCTTCGAGCGGCTGAAAAGCAAGCGCGAAACGTCCGCCGCGTCCCTGCGCTCGCTGCGGGTCGCGATCGCGAAACCGCACGACGCCTCGGCCGCCGAGGAGTCCTTACGAGAGGGCCGCGGCATCGCCGAGGGGGTCCGTTTGGCGAAAGATCTCGCCAATCTGCCGAGCAACATTTGCACCCCGGCCTATCTCGCGGATGAGGCGCGGCGGATGCAGAAACGCTACGCGGCGTTAAAGGTTGAGGTCTTGGGGGTAGCGCAGATCAGGAGGCTAAGGATGGGAGCCTTCCTGGCGGTGGCCCGCGGCAGCCGCGAGCCGCCGGCGCTCATCATCGTGCAGTACCGGGGAGCGCACGCGGCGCAAGCCCCGGTGGCCTTGGTAGGTAAGGGGATCACTTTCGATTCGGGTGGTATTTCGATCAAGCCGGCCGCCGCCATGGATGAGATGAAATACGACATGTGCGGGGCGGCCAGCGTCCTCGGGACACTGCGGGCCGTTGCCGAGCTGCAATTGCCGATCAACCTCGTCGGCCTCATTCCGGCGACGGAAAACATGCCCGGCGGTAATGCGGTAAAGCCCGGGGATATTGTGACTAGCCTCTCGGGCCAGACGATCGAAATCCTCAACACCGACGCCGAAGGGCGGCTCGTCCTTTGTGATACCTTGACCTATGCCCGACGCTTCAAGCCCGCGGTGGTCATCGATATCGCGACTCTGACGGGTGCCTGCGTGGTCGCCTTGGGTCAGCACGCCTCGGGGCTCTTGAGCAATCACGAGCCCTTGGCCGCGGCCTTGCTGGCCGCGGGCGGGCGGAGCGGCGATCGGGCTTGGCAACTGCCCCTTTGGGAGGACTATCAGAAACAGCTCGACAGTCCCTTCGCGGACTTCGCCAATGTCGGCGGCCGTGAGGCCGGTAGCATTACCGCCGCGTGCTTTCTCGCGCGCTTTGCCAAGGATTTGAAATGGGCGCATTTGGACATTGCCGGAACCGCGTGGCGTACGGGAAACAAGAAAGGGGCGACGGGCCGTCCGGTGCCGCTGCTCGTTCAATACCTGCTTGATCGGGTACGCAAGCCCGAGGACCATGCCCCGGGTTGATTTCTACCTCCTGGAGGAGGGCGATGGTCGTACCCGCGGCCAAGTCGTGTGCACGCTCGTCGGCAAGGCCTTCGCGAGCGGTCAGCGTGTGTGCATTCTTGCGGGGTCCGCGGAGCATGCGGAGCAGATCGATGACTTGCTTTGGACCCATAAAGACATCAGTTTTCTGCCGCATCAGCGCTGGGATGAACATCCCGATCCCGAAACCCCCATCTTGATTGGATGGCAAGGCGAGCACCCGCCCGCCGAGATCTTGGTCAACATGAGCGCTGCCGCGCCCGGTGGGTCATTCGAGCGCCTCATCGAGGTGGTTGATTGCGATCCCGCGCAACGCGAGGAGGCGCGAGGGCGTTATCGAACCTATCGGCAGGCCGGTTATACGCTGGAAACGCATCGGCTGCACGCCGCACATGAGCGATCCGGCGCGTCCTGATGCTTCCCTGCAGGCGTCGCCGGCCGGCGATGACTACCTCGCAGCAACGGATTCGGAGTCAGTGCGAGCGGACGGCGAGACCGAGATCCCGGTGCTTAAGGATGTGGTGGTTCAAGATCGCGTTTCGGCTTTGCCAGCGATGCCGCCGTTGGACTCCCCCGAGCTCGAGGCGCTCGCGGTGCGCATTACCGGCCACATGCAGCGTATTATTTCGGTTCAGATCGCGCACGCCACCCATCGCATTCTGACCGAGATTAGAGCCTTGCGTGGCCTGCCCGCCGCCGCGCCGGCCAGCGCATCCGCAGCACGAGATTCGCCCGAAACCCCAGCGATCACCATGGACAAGACCTACGATCCCAAGGACATCGAACAGCATTGGTACGACACCTGGGAAAGCCGCGGGTATTTCGCGCCGCACGGCTCCGGGTCCGCGTACTGCATCATGCTTCCGCCGCCCAATGTCACCGGCAGCCTGCACATGGGCCATGCATTCCAAGACACGCTTATGGACTGCTTGATCCGCTATCACCGCATGCGGGGTTGCAGCACACTCTGGCAATGCGGCACCGACCACGCCGGGATCGCCACCCAGATGGTGGTCGAGCGCCAATTGACCGAGCAGGGGTTGACGCGGCAGGAAATGGGACGAGAAGCCTTCACGGAAGCGGTGTGGCGATGGAAAGCACAGTCGGGTGACACGATTACCCGTCAGCTTCGGCGTTTGGGCGCCGCCATGGACTGGTCGCGCGAGCGCTTCACCTTGGATCCCGGTTTATCGGCGACGGTGACGGAGGTATTCGTGCGCCTCTATGAAGAGGGGCTTGTTT
This window of the Pseudomonadota bacterium genome carries:
- a CDS encoding DNA polymerase III subunit chi, translating into MPRVDFYLLEEGDGRTRGQVVCTLVGKAFASGQRVCILAGSAEHAEQIDDLLWTHKDISFLPHQRWDEHPDPETPILIGWQGEHPPAEILVNMSAAAPGGSFERLIEVVDCDPAQREEARGRYRTYRQAGYTLETHRLHAAHERSGAS
- the asd gene encoding archaetidylserine decarboxylase (Phosphatidylserine decarboxylase is synthesized as a single chain precursor. Generation of the pyruvoyl active site from a Ser is coupled to cleavage of a Gly-Ser bond between the larger (beta) and smaller (alpha chains). It is an integral membrane protein.) — translated: MQVERGTVTAIETAPWARNWLNCLPLYLLPHHALSRLMLVATRLRFRPWKDWQIRWFIRRYGVDMDSVAECDARVYPEFNSFFTRALRGDARPIAPDPCSLACPVDGSVSQLGDLRDGSLFQAKGQHYSVSGLLASREAGAFLGGHFITLYLAPKDYHRVHMPVTGRLVRSVHVPGRLFPVKPSTVRGINDLFSRNERIVCLFETHAGPLALIMIGAMFVGAMDVVWRNGGATHSAARRVCVHEQPESCPVILNKGEEMGRFNMGSTVILLLGPGAIRWSKTLQPGTPVRMGQSIGTLAGAG
- a CDS encoding leucyl aminopeptidase codes for the protein KRKLAETAAQLDQASHHYIRRIIKRGDLEGRCGQTLMLHQIPGTAAERILLIGCGPENELSDNKYREIVAKGVTALNDAGVTEAASYLAEIPIPDRGLGWKVRQLVETAESTLYRFERLKSKRETSAASLRSLRVAIAKPHDASAAEESLREGRGIAEGVRLAKDLANLPSNICTPAYLADEARRMQKRYAALKVEVLGVAQIRRLRMGAFLAVARGSREPPALIIVQYRGAHAAQAPVALVGKGITFDSGGISIKPAAAMDEMKYDMCGAASVLGTLRAVAELQLPINLVGLIPATENMPGGNAVKPGDIVTSLSGQTIEILNTDAEGRLVLCDTLTYARRFKPAVVIDIATLTGACVVALGQHASGLLSNHEPLAAALLAAGGRSGDRAWQLPLWEDYQKQLDSPFADFANVGGREAGSITAACFLARFAKDLKWAHLDIAGTAWRTGNKKGATGRPVPLLVQYLLDRVRKPEDHAPG
- the lptF gene encoding LPS export ABC transporter permease LptF, whose translation is MLLNRYLIREILLWFGAVQLLLLLTYASNRFVQYLATAAAGKIDSGLIFELLALKIATSLVLMLPLCLYLSVYVALNRLSRDNELIAIASLGLGSRFLFDTAARLALAVALAVAILALEVAPWAEARLIEVETRAKSESDLTGITPGQFKNFNEGNRILYVERLSPDKRSMSNVFLQGRQDRHLGVLSADRAEIELDRKTGSRYVNFYAGRRYLGSPGRLDYSIVEYEKYGVRIDRSEAADRSARMSAASTASLWSANTPEAAAELQWRIAMPISTVLLTLLAVVLVRAASDQNRILGLLSAVLIYFTYSNLLGIAKTLAKQGAVPVYPGLWWVHALLGLVILALLGYPLLRKRWARRQRASTLPRLS